CCGAAATCCCAAGTGTAATTAGCAATTTCGCCATCTAAATCTTTAGCTGAAGTAGCGTTAAACTGCAACTTATCGTTTACAGATGCTATTGTTGGCGTTACTCTGAACAAAGCTGTTGGCGCACGATTTAGTATTAGAACTGATAAAGTTGCTTTAGTGCTATTATCAAAATCGTCATCTTGAGCTACAAGCGCAACAATATAGGTACCGTTATCTGAGTAGTTATGACTTACTATAGGCTCTGTAGTTGCAATAGCTATGCCGTCACCAAAATCCCAATAATATTTTATTATTCGATGACCTGCTTCTCCATAAAGTTGCTCGTAAGGCTCTTCCCCATCGTAGCTACCTGTAGCGTAGAATATTATTTCCTCATAAGTATAAGCCTCTTTTACGCTCGCGGTAACGTTTGCTATCGGTGGTCTATTCAGTACTCTAACTTCTACTGCGCTACTCCAGTCGCTTTCAGCACCAAAATTATCTTTGACTTTTACCCTACAATTATATTGTCCTTTATTTGTGTAGTTGTGTTTTACCGTCCATGTTGTCCAACCGCTATTAGCACCGTCTCCGAACTCAAACCAGTATGCAGTTACTATTCCGTCAGGGTCACTTGAGAGACCTGCATAAAAAGTCACATCTACATAAGTAGAAACCTCGGAAGGTTCAGCCGATAATATCGCTAGAGGCTTTTCATTTATTAATATCGATTTTGTCTTATTATTGTTTTGAATCATATTTGCTCTCTCTTCAATTAAATTATCAGGGTCAACTTGAGCTTCAAACAAATTATTGCCCTTAGTTGCGATCCATATGATAGCTGCTTCTTTGCTATCGCCGGCTGCAATAAAACTAATAGTTTTATTCCCTAACGTTAAGTTATTACATAAAAATCTAACAATTACATTTTCAGCTTTTGCAGTACCGTTATTGACCACGAGCGCTCCTACAGTAACAGATTGCCCTTCACTTAGAAAGCCTGAAACCGTAATTTCTTCCAGATAGAGCTCTGGTATTGTTAGGATAACCTCCAAGTCCAGAGTGTTGTTTGTTATAGGCACAGCCCTACTAGCTTTGCCTACGTATGTCTTATTAGCTGCAACAGTATGAGGAGTATAGCTCTCTACACTATTATCGTTCAATTTTTTATATTGAGCGACCCAGCCTTCTATACGGCCTTCATAAGATGTAGTTCCATTTAGAACCTCAGTACCACGATTATCCTTCACAACTACTTGGGCGTCTTTTACATTCTCAGTATCAGCTCTAACCCTTACCTTCAAATACCATTCCTGCAATAATATGCCATCAGCATTGTTTTCGAAGGTATTGTTCGAATAATCTACTTCAGCGCTTGCACCTGAAAGGTATATAGCTAAATTATTGTTGGAAATATTATTTCCGATGGTAATTTTGGGCGAAGAATATCGGCAGTATATACCTGTATTACTAAAAGATATATTGTTGTATGTAATAGTCTTGTTTTTAGGGCTAACAATACCTGTATCATCGCAATAAATCCCTATATTATTTTTAGTTATATCGTTTCCTGAAATCGAGCATATATCGGTAGCATGGGATAGCTTGATAGCCTCAGTAAAATTTTCAATTGTATTTTTATAGAGCTCTTTTATAGAAGAGCTACTGCAATCAATACCAGTGCTGCCGTTTTTAAGGGTATTATTTGCAAGTTTGTAAACACTCGCTCCTCCGGAGCACCTAATTCCTACATTATTATTTTCTAGTATGTTATTAGTTAAATTTTTAATCCCGCCACCCTCTATTTCTATACCTGGCTTGGTATTGGATGTGAGTATGTTGTTTTCTAGCTCTACGCTAATCGCTCTAATAAAATAGATACCGTTCCTGCCGTTGTAAGATATTATGTTATCTCTGATAGTCGGCCTAGAATACTCATAACAGCGTATACCATCCTCTCCATTGCCAGCTATTGTATTACCTATAACTTCAGCTGAGGAGGAAGCTGCAAAGATGATACCAGCACCTAGGTTGTTTTCTATTCTGTTATTTGCTATTTTTAACTCAGCAACACCAACAATCGAAATACCTAAATTGTTACCTTCGAAGATGTTGTTTGTAACATTGCCATATACGTAACATAAAGCTAGTCCTCTGCCGTTAGAGGATATATTGTTACTTACGAGCTCAACCTTTGCTGACTCTAGAAACATGCCATGAGAGGCATGTTTTGAAATGTTATTATTCGCCATAGTCAACACACCGCCGTAGCCGCGAATCCCGTCGTTAGTATTTCTGAGTATGTTGTTTCCAAAGAGAGTAAGCTCAGAGGAGGAGTCGAAAACTATGCCTGCATCGTCAGTTACTTCTCCGTTCCCTTCTATTGTGTTGTTAGTTAGATTGCAGCTAGCTCTGACAAGTACTACACCGTACCTGGTGTTTTTTAATATTTTATTTCCTTCTATTTTAAGTGGCGAAGAGCCATTGACTACCAGCCCGCAATAATTATTAGTAACTGCAGAATTATAGATTGTAACGTTGTTAGAACTAATAAACAGGCCAGCATTTTCCCAAGGAGCGAAACTTCTACCGCAATTACTTAAAGTTGAGTTTTCCATTACAAGGGTTGCGTCTCTTTCTACTCTAAAATAGAAGTTGTTTTGCTGCTTTTTTGTTGGAGGTGTTACATCGATCCTAGAGTTGTTTAATACCCAAAGCTCTCCGCCTGATTTCACTACGAGGGCGAAAGGTACGGTCGGGGTTGCGTTAAAGCTGACTGTAGTATTATCGATTATTAGTTTTCCTCCAGCCGAAATTGTTATATTTCCATCGAAATACATAACCCTATCTTTCCATAGCACTTCAGTAGTTATCTCTACATCGTTTTTCAATCCTGGAGAGTGCTCATCACCTGCTGCACTAGGTGTAGTTCCAATCGTTGAGCATATAAGTATTAGGGCGATTATACCAGCAACTCCCAAACCAATTATTTTTTTTGAACTCATAGTGATCGTTTTAGAGTAAATATTTATGATGTAAAATACTTTTTGTTCCTTGGTGTTTATGTCCCAGCAATTTCCTCACTGCCTATCTGGCAGCTAGGCTCTTGTGCTGAGTGCTTGCGCACCA
The sequence above is a segment of the Candidatus Thermoplasmatota archaeon genome. Coding sequences within it:
- a CDS encoding PKD domain-containing protein; this translates as MSSKKIIGLGVAGIIALILICSTIGTTPSAAGDEHSPGLKNDVEITTEVLWKDRVMYFDGNITISAGGKLIIDNTTVSFNATPTVPFALVVKSGGELWVLNNSRIDVTPPTKKQQNNFYFRVERDATLVMENSTLSNCGRSFAPWENAGLFISSNNVTIYNSAVTNNYCGLVVNGSSPLKIEGNKILKNTRYGVVLVRASCNLTNNTIEGNGEVTDDAGIVFDSSSELTLFGNNILRNTNDGIRGYGGVLTMANNNISKHASHGMFLESAKVELVSNNISSNGRGLALCYVYGNVTNNIFEGNNLGISIVGVAELKIANNRIENNLGAGIIFAASSSAEVIGNTIAGNGEDGIRCYEYSRPTIRDNIISYNGRNGIYFIRAISVELENNILTSNTKPGIEIEGGGIKNLTNNILENNNVGIRCSGGASVYKLANNTLKNGSTGIDCSSSSIKELYKNTIENFTEAIKLSHATDICSISGNDITKNNIGIYCDDTGIVSPKNKTITYNNISFSNTGIYCRYSSPKITIGNNISNNNLAIYLSGASAEVDYSNNTFENNADGILLQEWYLKVRVRADTENVKDAQVVVKDNRGTEVLNGTTSYEGRIEGWVAQYKKLNDNSVESYTPHTVAANKTYVGKASRAVPITNNTLDLEVILTIPELYLEEITVSGFLSEGQSVTVGALVVNNGTAKAENVIVRFLCNNLTLGNKTISFIAAGDSKEAAIIWIATKGNNLFEAQVDPDNLIEERANMIQNNNKTKSILINEKPLAILSAEPSEVSTYVDVTFYAGLSSDPDGIVTAYWFEFGDGANSGWTTWTVKHNYTNKGQYNCRVKVKDNFGAESDWSSAVEVRVLNRPPIANVTASVKEAYTYEEIIFYATGSYDGEEPYEQLYGEAGHRIIKYYWDFGDGIAIATTEPIVSHNYSDNGTYIVALVAQDDDFDNSTKATLSVLILNRAPTALFRVTPTIASVNDKLQFNATSAKDLDGEIANYTWDFGDGSKGYGAVCEHSYTQPGIYTVTLTVSDDDGANSTSIAVVEIKRLPTWIELYYKEVYVTGAIICVAGAVFFAFRWYVEAKRREEEVKAWAEKRGIAKEEALKEKLREWAEEKKKVKTIDDRIKEWAAKREADKKIREERLKEWAEKREEEKRKKELEKWAEKKREKKVK